ttttcccCGACATCTTTTTCTCAAAGGaaatatgttgaaaattaaatatgttcttATCCCAGTTGTGTAAGACACATATTTTCCATAATATTTCCTTCAAGAAAACGCCTTCGAAGAAGTCAAAGTCAAGTGAACTCGGATGGAGAGCATGTGTTCGCTTTGGGGACAGGTGTACTCCCTTTACAATCCAGCGCCTTGCCGTTTCATTTCCGCAGGTacacatatttttaatcatcATTAACAATAATTCgagaaatacttttaattttgtgttcgCGGCTGGCTCAAGACGACATGTGGTGACATGGGCGTGGGTTTTGCGGGGGCCGTGGCAGGTCTGCTTTGAGCCCACTTGGGTTTTGTTTCCTATTCCCCCTACTACcccttttgtttatttcgttttttttttttgcctcaATGACATTGCACTTACTGTCTCCGCCTTCAagatttatgaaaaaattttcCCACCCCCCCGGGGGAATTGTTTTCGACGCCTTTGCCCgcgttttgtttgttgttgttgtttttcttttaggTTCGCTTCGCTTCGGTttggttttgtatttttttctggtaTTTTTCTTGTGtgcaatattaattattatggGCGCCCCGCCACCCacacaaataaatcataaattaaaagctgGGAAAGTGGCTGCCACACCCCCGTCCGTTCGTccgttcgttcgttcgttcgcttagacaatttttatcattaaacgcatttgataattaaaaattgtcattTTTTAGCAGCCCCAAGTttggaaaaaatgaaaaatattaaattaccaaAGAGAGGGGGTTAGGGTGAAGGGCATTTATCATTTTGCCAACTGTTTGTTTGATAAGGGAAAAGcgaaccgaaaaaaaaaaacaaaaaatatgtatatacagacataaataaaaattaattggtgAGCAGCGGGGGGGAAGGATAAAATGGGAGATGAAGTCACataaatattacttaaaataGATTCGGAAAAGCCGAAAAGTGCCAAGCCAATCTCTTCATTTATGCCTTTTCCGCTTGGCTCTTCCTAAGGTTTCATTTCATTAAGTTTTACAAGCTATTCGATTGCCCTCCAAAAAGAAAAGATCCCGAAATAAGTATACGAAACAAAAACCTGAGGAAAACCGATGTAGACAACCGTTAAAAGTAATGCCAAAGTGGAAACCATTATAATTGTTGTTAAATGAACCAGATGGCAAAGGCAGACGGACGTGGTGTGGGGAAATGCGGAAAAGCTCTCGGCAAATGTGTTTCCAATTGATGGAAACCCGTCCAATTGGCAAGGTTTCCCCCTTCGGTGAAAATGGCAACAGAAATAAACAGTTCGCACAGATGGAGGAAAAAGGAAGGAAAATACATCCTTCAAGAAAATACAGAATATTTAAGGAGCTTCAATTCATATAATAAAAAGGTAAACTTGATAATATATAACAACTATTACTTGGGTTTCAAATacgcattttaaatttgttattattattattggtcAAGTTTTTTGATAAAGGTGTTTGGCATTAAGGCAAGCTAAAAAAGATAATCAcctaaaattgatttataaatattttatttaatgaatgaaaagaattaaatgaaatgaactGTATCTGTAATGTATgctgccaaaaaataaaaacttgacTCACAGGCCATAAACGAAATTTTGTTCCTTTCCCCTGTAGATTTCCCTATCTCTCCTTTCAGGAAACATTGTTGAGGCTTTGGCATTTTACGCGCTATTACCACTTTTcgaagcaataaaatattattaaaattatattttgccTGGCGCACACACAAAAGCGCAGACCGAGAAACTGGTGGCTGTAAATCAACGTCTCGAtgacattaaaataaaattttaatgccgCTGCCGCAGGGAGAGATAGAGACGGCACTAAGCGAATAGAAAGAGAAGGGAAGCATTTTATTTGCCGCGTTTTTGATCGAAAACTTTTTCACGTCTGTAGTTTTGTGAGTATTCCCGAGAAGTCTCATCATTTTCACCTTGGTTACAGTGCAACgccaaaaatttatttgaatttatcaGCCCCCAACATTTTACCTCACTCGACCCCCAAACCAACGAATTTTCCGCGGCGCTTCTGTGTGCCTTTTCGTTCATTTTCCTGGGACTCGGGGcaaataattgtaaatatttgatacACAAtaaggcaataaaaataaaattgaaaatttttcgCTTTGTGCTACGCtgacttttattattatcatcatcatcatcatcctccCCATTTCGTCTGGGATTGTGTCGTAAAGGAAATTGATACATAAGTCATTTTATTGGCATATTCTTTTGTGTAATTACGTTGCaggtaatttaaatttccgtTTCGTGTTTGCTCCACGAATGCTTCTGCTTGCTCGAAATAATTTATGCCTGATGAAAAacctattaaaaattatatgtaaTTTACGTAAATCGCATCGATTTTCAGCTTGAGTggagatataaaaaaatccaCAAACATTTTATACCTCTGCTtacatttgaaatatattggCAGGAGAATTTCTGTAGATAATTTGCAACACTTTAAGATGGTATTGCAATggtcataaaaattaaatattatcgGGAAAGGATAAATGTACCCCAGAAAAATCGACTTATTAAATGCCAcaagccaaagaaaaaataatatatttatgaagTAATCGCCGCTTGATTTTTATTCTTCCCGTTTTCAAGCCCCCAGCATTTTCCGCTCAGTTTTCCTGGACCTGCTGAACGAGATGCTCCAGGACATTCACACAGATGCAGTAGATGAAGATGATCTTGAAACAGTGCATGCTGAACTGCAGCAGGATAATGCGATCGGCAGTCATTTCGGCGACCTCAGAAATCGGGGAAAACTTGAACCAATTAAGATCGGCGAGTTAtccacatttttatttagaacgTTTTTAATGTGACGTTGCAAGCAAAGTGAAAGTGAATAAAGGAAATTTGTAGTTTTACGTTTTCATGtaagaaaataaacatttacagTCGAACTTTCATAGctccaaaattaaattcaagttATGAAGACTTTAGGCTATACAATTTGGTTAACATGAACATAGACTTTTTGTTGGCAATATGGAAAGAAAAGTTTGAGCTATGGAGGTTTGACTGTACATtagatttcaaaataaatgctttattttttattttagctatttttattggttttgcTAATTAAAACTTCATTATAATAtagaaaatttgatttatataataatCGATGACTTAGGAACTAATACTTTAAttgattattaaattgttaatccttgaatttaaattaatcagGCTTTATCTTTCAGATTCTCATACAATTGTTGTCCTACGATAGCAAAATCTCTTTAAAATTGGCATTTCAAAGCccttaaaatatatagttaattttattagctaTTCTTTTTCCGGAAGGAATTCCTTTGTAAACAGCTAAGAAAGTCAAGTAAGAAAGTTGTACCGGCTCCGCCACTTAACCGTTCAATTTGGGGTTCCGACAATCCGCCGCAATTGGCCCCCTATAACTCTTCAACCCTTCCCCTTTTACTCTCTATTACCTATGTGTATTTCCAGAGCTTTTTTGGTGCAAAGTTTTTGCGgctttttcaatattttatgagTCAAGCTTTTGCGTTAACACCTTAAGTACGGAGGGCATTGCGGTTGGAGGGGCGTGAAATTTTCCCTCAAAGagaaagtgtgtgtgtgtgtgtgtgtgtgtgtgtgagtgtgtatgGCAGGAAATAACGCGCAAGTTGTAAGTTTTAACTAGCGAACAACTTGCGTTGGACCAAGACCGGGATTCAGAAAACCCATCGCCTCCCCTTCGTTTGCCGCCCATGGAAACCGCAAAATCGTGGACGAGGGCGAACAGGGGAGGGGAGGGCTAAAAGGAAGGAAGGACGACTGTTGCGCCTGTTGAGCAACgatgtgtttttgttgttgccgtggTTGCAATGAAGCATCGAAATTACACACAAGCAAACCCCAGGATGCCCCGCCCCCAAAACTTTCTCCcaaatttcttttgatttttcccTAGCACaggcaaaaataataaatatttattgattaatggtttttaattttaaaattagtttggtTCTAAGTTTCACTTTATGGATAAACTTTCTTCCTTATAATTTGGCtttaaaataatcatattATGGAATGTTACATGAGTACTTGTATCTTAACTGCATAGACAAATTGTGATGCATTTatgaatacattttaaaggggtaatataattataattaaaatatattttaagcccAGCAcccaaatgcattttattgaACAATAAGCCACAAGCTTTTCTTAACTTTAAATTCGGACTACGATTAGTAATGTTGTAGGTTCTAGAAGTAAAGTTTTTGAATGCCTTAGGAAGGTAAAATATAGCTGAGATAAAAATGGTTTCGAAGATTTACtgatgtttttattattaatctAAACACAGATAATTATTTTAGTGAGCCACAAATTTGTAGGGTCCAGTTTTGAGCCGGGAAATTATGGTGAAGGTCACCTAATAGCAAAATCATTTGCACTAAAATGTTACCTTATAATAATTCACAGCAGATTAATACGGGATTTCTAGGTCTAAAGTTGTATTTTAAGGTAGAAATGTATGGTTCTTTGAACcttaaaacttattattttctgtgtaGCACATTGTAGACGTCGACAACGATTTATTTCCCAGGCAACTTAAGTACGCCCCCACTCCTTCTCGAACAATGCCCATTCAtatggccacgcccacacgcCTCCCtcccacacacatacacttATCCGGAAATAGAGAAATCCGTAGTAAAGAGTGTGGGTTATTTTTGGCGCTCCAACTCAATGAGTCGAAATTAAACAATGCAAAAGATTAAGTGCAGATTTGGGACTTTATCTGCTTGTGCCATAAATTGGTATTTAAGGGATACCTCACAAACGTCtacagcacacacacacacacacacacaaaaacacacatataGCCATGAGAATATATCCAGGGAATAGCGGGTTTTGTGGGTGGCGCCTTCAAGTATGCTGCAAAGTTTACTTTGCCAACAATAGATcagcacacaaacacaaccGCACTAAATTGCTTGCTTCCTTTTTGCAGGTGGCAACCCTGGCGGGAAAAAAAGGGGAAGAGCTGAAAACCAAATGCAGCGTAAGTTTTCCGTTTTGTTGTTTACCAATACAGTTTACCTCTCGGGAAAAATTCAAGGAGGGGGCCTGCGCTGAAACATGCACAAGATTAATTGCAATCGGTGTTTTGGCATATGTTTTATACTTTGTCTTCGGCTTTTGCCTCAACTTCTTCCTACTGTTTTCCGTGTTTGGGTTTTCTGTGTGCATGGAAGTTTTTTTGCTACCAGGGGAAAGTAAAAAACAGAGGGGGACTTTTCCCGGCCAGGTGAGTGCACTTGGCACTTGAGAAGGTAATTAAGCAACTATTTATGGGGTTTTGGCGGAGAGACACCAAACATATGTACTGCAAAGTTACTCCTGCGAATATCTATTGCAAAAAGGGATGATAATTGCATTAAAAACTGTTCAATACAAtcggaaatgttttttttagtattgTAAAAGAATATATAGTACGTACTTGTTtccaattatttaatatttaaataatgtatttcaaatttgtatattcaatggttttatttttaccataCCTAAACCATACTCTAATTCAAACCTGAATCATGTTGTTGAgcaaataagaaatatattagCATATCTTTTACCTTAGTTTAAAATCGCGCTATAAATgacgttttttaattttcaaaaattaattcagcATCGGTAATACCCCTGCCAATAGTAATTATAGCCAGATCTCTCAGCCAGATTGGCCTCTTAAATGCCTCCTCTATTGTGCCATTGTTCAGCTGGATTTTCCCAGTGCCTCCTCCTCTAGGCGTTCCTTATTCAATTTCACTTGCAGGCCAGGACCATAATTCGATTGCCTCATGTCTTAATGGCATAATCTCGaggatgtgtgtgtgtcctggcaacaataacaacacaTTGTTCGGGGCTTCCTTTTATCCTGTCCCCACAGCCCCCACATGAACTTATTTCTTTCTCCTCCCGCGGCATCAACACCATATCACTTTGATTACTTTATTATTGGTGGGCATGCACACCTTTGCTCAAACCACGCCCTCCACccccattatttattttcctcctttttcccatttttcccCACTGATTATGGTTACTTCCCCTTCGACACAGCCTTCGCCTCATTCCCCCCTCGAAAAATCGTGGCATTATCCCACTTTACTTATTAGAAGCAATCATACAACGGGTGCAACCCCGTCGCAAAAAATTCTACAAGTTGGGGGAGTTTTGGTTTGGGgcgaaaaaaaaggagaagaagcagcagctgaagaagcagctaagaaaaataaatcattttttctgtttttgttgttgatttaTGCGTTTGTTCGATGTCCCTCACTCCAAAACCCCCCTACTCCTTTTGTCTATAAATGTATCTCTGGTCTTgggtacacagaaaaaaatataaataacttttgttttataagctttataaacatttcaaatgCTGCCAAagcccagaaaaaaaaacttgaaaaatttgtattcaacATGTTATCATTATCATTTATTCAAGATCAATgtttgaaatacaaataattaagtgAATCTTTGAATTCTAATAATTTAAAGACCCAATGATTTATTGGTTGATAAGTTAAACCCTGAAATGTTAACATAATTGTTTTAAGTCAGGGAAAAAAGGGTAAAAGggtaatataattaaataaccaATAGCTTAGtatgtttaagtttaaatgcTGCCTTGACTATTTTCAAATGCATATCTAAAGTTGAAAGTCGTATCTGTGAATATGCATTAATTTTGCCTTTtccgattt
This is a stretch of genomic DNA from Drosophila gunungcola strain Sukarami chromosome X unlocalized genomic scaffold, Dgunungcola_SK_2 000036F, whole genome shotgun sequence. It encodes these proteins:
- the LOC128260690 gene encoding uncharacterized protein LOC128260690 yields the protein MTADRIILLQFSMHCFKIIFIYCICVNVLEHLVQQVQEN